In Oncorhynchus gorbuscha isolate QuinsamMale2020 ecotype Even-year linkage group LG26, OgorEven_v1.0, whole genome shotgun sequence, the DNA window CTGTACAGTTGGTGTATGTGTATGCACTTATCAGTTGGTTGCGATTCGCCAATAAAACTTACCAAGAAGACAAAGAAGAAGATGACGCCAGTTGTTCATGTTAACATCCGGTTCTGAAGGCGATCTCAGGAGGAAAAATGGCTGAAGCAGATGTTCTGTTTGAATCAGATGGCGTGTCGAGTGGAGATGAGAATCATTTGATTACAGTGACGAATGCAAAAGGAAATAAGAGAAGTAAAGTGGTAGTGGAAACTAGTAAATCCAAATCTTGTTCTGAGTATTTGTTGGTTGGAATAGGGGTTTTGGCTCGAGGTTGTTTCCTGGGAGATCCGTTTGAAGTCTCTATTAAAATTGTGGATGCGTTGGATGAGGTGGCGTCGATgagtgttatcaatggtgttatcTCTGGGGTGGCGCTAGAAGTAAATGCAAAGGATATACAAGAAGAATTGGGTCAAGTGGTTGGTGCACAACAACGGATGCAGAAACCCACTTCATCCAGCCATTCTATTGTGTTTATTTATGAagagtctctctcttctcacgTGTATTTGGGTTATATGGGATTTCATGCAAGAGCCTTCATGCCCAAACCCATGCAGTGTGATAAATCTAAATTATTTGGTCATGTGTCAAGTGTATGTGGACGGGAGGTGTATTCTATGCCAGCTGAGCCTAAATGCTGCAAATGTGGTGAACATGCACCCGATTTTCTGAAGTGCCCTGTTAGGGTGAATGAGACGTATGGGCAAGAATAAGGGCTGTCCAGAATGTATCTGAAGGCATTGAGACGGAGACGAGTGGAAGGAGTGAAGTTGAAAAAGTGATTGTAGTAGTAGAAACAATATGTTCCGTGTTAACAGAGGGATCATGACATTTAGCATATTAAGGTGGACTTTATAGCATTTATTAACTTGGTTTTCAACTACACAGCACAAACGGAGAGGAAATCGGAGAAAATAggcatctttgtgtgtgtgcctgggcaTTTCTGAGGACTCAGTGGGactgtttgtgtgttttgtttcaATACTCCGTACATTAGGTGGCGGCAATATACCAATAGGTGTAGTTTGCCGTAActttaaagaagaagaagaacttcCGGTTCTCCTTGCTTGATTTCTTCACTAAAAAGCCGGAGTGTGGTCTTAGGAAAGGTAGCTAAACAAATACATGGTTTCATGGAAAAATGATATAATATAAGCTAGCTTGATTATATATAATGTTGTTCTTTCCATTATTAATAACGAACCATTCGGTTTCATGATACTATACCATCGACAAGGAAAGATGTTGGAGAGTTAACTGAGTTTATGACAACAACACAcgttgttgttgtagtagctaaactagctagctacatgcacctagctagctagcaggatTATATTGTTAATTTACAGTTTACTAAACGTTGAGTTGATTGAACGACTGCGATCCATTCCGTTACAAAATTGCATTATTTGTTTTTGATGTACATTTGCTCCACAGAGTTAAGCCAActatctagctaacgttacggTACACGTGAAGACTACCTAATATGGGTCGCCGCAAGTCCAAGAGAAAGCCCCCCCCAAAGAAGAAGCTTACTGGAAATTTGGACACTCAATTCACCTGTCCGTTCTGCAATCACGAAAAGTCATGTGATGTGAAAATGTAAGTAACAAAGTACAGTATAttaagtgtatatatatactcccgttcagaagtttggggtcacttagaaatgttcttgttttttgtcatttaaaataacatcaacttgatcagaaatacagtgtagacatggttaatgtctGATTTTTGTAAACGtctgatttttaaaaatataatatctacataggtgtacagaggcccattatcagcaaccatcactccaatggcacgttgtgttagctaatccaagtttttaTAATTTTTAAAGGCTTATTGTTCATTGGAAAACCcttttatgttagcacagctgaaaactgttgtcctgattaaaaaagcaatataactggccttctttagacttgttgagtatctggagcatcagtatttgtgggttcgattacaggctcaaaatggctagaaacaaagaactttcttctgaaactcatcagtctagtcttgttctgagaaatgaacaagttccacagacatgtgactaacataaattgaataatgtgtccagtcagtatctggtatggccaccagctgcattaagtactgcagtgcatctccccctcatggactgcaccagatgatGCTGTGACATTCCGTCCCAGACCATGGCGGACCctcctccaaatcgatcccgctccagagtacaggcctcggtgtaacgctcattccttcgatgataaatgcgaatccgaccatcacccctggtgagacaaaactgtgactcgtcACTGAAGAGcagtttttgccagtcctgtctggtccagcgacggtgggtttgtgcccataggtgacattgttgccagtgatgtctggtgaggacctgccttacaacaggcctacaagccctcagtccagcctctcagcctattgcagactgtctgagcactgatggagggattgtgcgttcctggtgtaactcgggtagttgttgttgccatcctgtacctgtcctgcaggtgtgatgttcggctgtactgatcctgtgcaggtgttgttacacgtggtctgccactgcgaggacgatcagcagtctgtcctgtctccctgtagcgctgtcttaggtgtctcaacagtacagacattgcaatttattgccctggccacatctgcagtcctcatgcctccttgcagcatgcctaaggcacgttcacgcagatgagcagggaccctcggcatctttcttttggtgtttttcagagtcggtagaaaggcctcttttagtgtcctaagttttcataactgtgaccttaattgcctaccttctgtaagctgttagcgtcttaatgaccgttccacagctgcatgttcattaattgtttatggttcattgaacaagtatgggaaacagtgtttaaacccattacaatgaagttctgtgaagttatttggatttttacgaattacctTTGAAAGGCGGGGTCCTGAAAagggatgtttttttttgtttgttgctgagtttatatatgcatacttttctttatttttacaattttctacattgtagagtaacagtgatgacatcaaaactatgaaataacacatggaatcatgtggtagcCAAAAAagtgaacaaatcaaaatatattttagattcttcaaagtagccacactttgagttgatgttttgcacactcttggcacttaaacaaatctaaatatatgagATTTTTCAAACACTTTTTggggtactacatgattccatgtgttatttcatagttttgatgtttcactattattctacaatgtagaaaatatgaaaaataaagaaaaaaccctggaatgagtaggcgtccaaacttttgatttgtaccatgtagaggtcgaccgattttataatttttcaataccgataattggaggacccaaaaaagccgataccgattaatcggccgtttaaaatatatatatatatataatatttattattattttgtaaattattttttacatgtatttgtaataatgacaattacaacgatACTGAATGAACagtgaacacttttattttaacttaatataatgcataaataaaatcaatttagtctcaaataaataatgaaacatgcccaatttggtttaaataatacaaaaacacagtgttggagaagaaagtaaaagtgcttttacacctgcattgtttgctgtttggggttttaggctgggtttctgtacagcactttgagatatcagctgatgtacgaagggctatataaataaatttgattggatttgatttgatttgaagtgcaatatgtgccatgtaaaaagctaacgtttaagttcgttgctcagaacatatgaaagctggtggttcaatattcccagttcttcaatattcccagttaagaagttttaggttgtagttattattagGAATTATAACGTgtcaactatttctctctataccatttgtatttcatatacctttgtctATTGTATGTTCTAATTGGCAcattagtattgccagcctaatctcaggagtggataggcttgaagtcataaacagcgctgtgattAAAgtattgctaagagctgctggcaaacgcagtaaagtgctgaatgaatgcttacgagcctgatGCTGCCTACCacagctcagtcagactgctctttcAAGTATCAAATCATAAACTTAATTATAGTATAATAAATACGAgtctttggtcattaatatggtcaaatccggaaactataatttagaaaacaaaacgtttatttcagtgaaatacgaagcgttctgtattttatcagaCGGGTGGCAACCATAAGTCttaatattgctgttacattgcacaaccttcaatgttatgtcataattatgtaaaattcttgCAAATttgttcgcaacgagccaggcggcccaaacagTTGCATATACCTTGACTCTgagtgcaatgaacgcaagagaagtgacacaatttccctagttaatattacctgctaacataataaaaaataaaaaaacaaatatgcaggtttaaaaatatatcaacttctgtgtattgattttaagaaaggcgttgatgtttatggttaggtacattcgtgcaacgattgtgcttttttcgtgagtgcgcttttgttaaatcatcccacGTTtgtcgaagtaggctgtgattcgatgataaattagcaggcaccgcattgattatatgcaacacagggcAAGCTAgtaaactacacatggttgatgatattactaggttaactagtggttatgtgaagattgattgtttttataagaagtttaatactagctagcaacttaccttggctacttgctgcactcgtgtaacaggtggtcagcctgccacgttTCCTCGTgcagtgcaatgtaatcggccataatcggcatccaaaaatgcagattaccaaTTTTTataatgaaaacttgaaatcggccatacctattaatcggtcgacctctagtagtgtgtgtgtatacatagatTCTAGCTTCCATTattctgcaatattaaagctgatctgaaaaaataaataaagtacaGTATGGCTATCTCCCAAATGGCAAATCAAAAGAGAACCATCGCGCTCTTCTAAAGGTTTGACTGGTGCGTAAAACCTGCAAATTCAGTAAAGGAAGAGGTGTAATGGGTTAGCACTAAAAAATATGTTTCATAAAGCTTCATTGTtcaatgttttacattttttactgCATCAAGGATAGCATACACAGACGttacctcccaaatggcaccctattccatacgtactttgaccagaaccctatgtgccctggtcaaaagcacacACCataggtatgtggacacctgcttgtcgtaCATCACATTCCAAAGtcaatgggcattaatatggagttggtccactcCTTTTCTGTCTAGACTCTTTTgaaaaggctttccactagatgttggagcattgctgtgGGGCCTGGCTTGCTCGGCTTTCCAAATAAtcctaaaggtgttcgatggggttgaagtcagggctttgtgcaggccagtcaagttcttccacaacgatctcgacaaaccatttaggtatggacctcactttgtgcacaggggcattgtcatgctgaaacaggaaagggccttccctaaactggtgccacaaagttggaagcacagaatcgtctagaatgtcattgtattctgtagcattaaatcttcactggaactaaggggcctagcacaAATcatggaaaaacagccccagactattattcctcctccaccgaaCTTTACAGTTAGTACTATGCATtgtggcaggtagcgttctcctggcatcgaCGAAACCCAGATTAGCCTGTTGGACTGCAgacggtgaagcatgattcatcactccagagaacgtgtttccactgctccagagtcccaATTGCGGcgtactttacaccactccagccgacacttggcatggtgatcttaggcttctgtgcagctgctcggcaatggatttcatgaagctcccgacgaacagttcttgtgttgacgttgcttcaagaggcagtttgggactcggtagtgagtgttgcaaccggggACAGATGGGTTTtgcgcgcttcagcactcggtggtcccgttctgtgaacttgtgtgacctaccacttcacggcagagctgttgttgctcctagacgtttccacttcacattaacagcacttacagttgaccggggcagttcatgcagggcagaatttggacaaactgacttgttggaaaggtggaatcctatgactgtgccatctttaaagtcactgagctcttcagtatggccattctactgccactgtttgtctatggagattgcatggctgtgtgctcaattttatacacctgtcagtgacgggtgtggctgaaatagtcaaatCTACTAATTCAAAGGGATATCCACATACTTGTGTGTAATGTTATATATTTTAGTGTAGTTCTCTAGGAGGTACTGCACCTCAGGCTGTAGCTCTGACATTTTAATGATGCAACTATTTATTAATACTTTGTTTAAACTTTTGATTTTCTTGTATTGCCAACAGGGAAAGGACCAGAAATACTGGGATAATATCATGCACAGTTTGCCTGGAGGAGTTCCAAACCCCCATTACCTGTATCCTTTGAAGTCTATTGAACTCACCCAACAGCTATTGTTCTCATAATCACATtgagtatgtttacatgcacGCTAATAATTTGATATTAAACTGCAGAACGACAAAtgtttgtcagctcggggattcgatcttgcaacctttcggttacttgtccaacgctttaaccacgaggctacctgccgccccatatgcaGTTTTTATAAAAACTGTTCTTCACTTTGTACATGACAAAGTAGCCCGACGGTGGTGGATTCACAGACCTCCACGGACAAGGAGGGTGAAAAGATATCCATTATAATAAAAGCACTGCATGAATCTCTTATTTTGGTATGAGACCAAATAGGCTTTTATATACATTTCATGAAATTCTACATCATTTTACATAACTGGAGACTTTTGTTAATACCACCACAGGGCAGAGAACACCTGAGCACATGCTGCAGCACCGGAGACGATCAGAATCTTTTGTTAATAccacaacagagcagagaacacctGAGCGCATGCTGCAGCACCGGAGACGATCAGAATCTTTTGTTAATAccacaacagagcagagaacaacTGAGCGCATGCTGCAGCACCGGAGACGATCAGAATCTTTGTTAATAccacaacagagcagagaacacctGAATCTTTGTTAATACCACAACAGGGCAGAGAACACCTGAGCGCATGCTGCAGCACCCTGATGCTGCAGCACCGGAGACGATCAGAATCTTTTGTTAATACCACAACAGAGCAGGACAACACCTGAGCGCATGCTGCAGCACCGGAGACGATCAGAATCTTTGCAGCAACAGAGCAGAGAGCGCATGCTGCAGCAATCGATCAGAATCTTTTGTTAATAccacaacagagcagagaacacctGAGCGCATGCTGCAGCACCGGAGACGATCAGAATCTTTTGTTAATAccacaacagagcagagaacacctGAGCGCATGCTGCAGCACCGGAGACGATCAGAATCTTTTGTTAATACCACAACAGAGCAGGACAACACCTGAGCGCATGCTGCAGCACCGAGACGTTGTGATTTCTATACAGCCTATTTAAAAACTAAAAGGAAAGTTTAAGTTTGGAACAGTACTAAAGTTGTCTCTCAACTGTAAATATTCAGCACAACTGAACTAGTCACTACGGAAGTATGGCCTATACGCATTTGTAAACTATTTTCACTTGGGAAACTATCATTTTCAAATATATTCTATTTTATTCCAAGATATTGTTACAAAATAGATGTGTGCAGACTGTGATTAGGGCATGGGAGTATAAGTTAAATTAACAGACTTGGCTTCCATAGCTCACCGCATGATCCTCAAACCAAAGACCAGCCAAACTCATCTTTCTAAACGTGAATTCCAAGGCACTGTAGAATGATTGCATAGCCTAATAAGGCATATTTTGTTTCGTAATTTAATTCTAagtaataatacaaaaataataatatttatttCAAGTTAGTATGTTAATACTTGTTTTGCGGATCTCCCTCACATTTCTCAAATTGAGAACACGGGGCTGCATGGTCAAATTAATTCTGATAGGCCTAAATATGATTTATTTATAATGACCACTATTCCCATAAACGATAGAATGACAAACTAAATCAATATGTAGTCTATAGCAGCCTATAGGTAGATAGCCTAAATGGTGGTAGTACTGTGTTTGTTTTTCGCTCTGGCGGTGGCATGAAGGATGAACTGTAGGCGTGTGTGTAGAGGCCCGTCGGTCGGAGGCGTGACCACTTTGAGAGGCCAAATCCGACGTGACAAAACCTGACCAGGGTTCGCTAAAACGGCTGTCCTCAAAACAGTCTTGTACAATGCACTTGAACTCGACCTACTGAGTGCTTAGCTTACAGAAACGTGCCCCCCTCTATTGCGTATGCAGACAAACTGATCCACCGCATGGACCTTTACCACGACACCAACGAGAGCTAGGATCCACATTCACAACGTGTCCGTCACGATGGTCATTACTCTACGGGCCCCAGAACGACACGAGGACCACTGCTGTCCTTTCAGCACCAAGATTCTAAGTGCTCAAAATCACTCTAGATGTAGCCGACAACTAATAGTCCTTCTCATCCCTTATTACAAATGGAAGATTATCACTTCTCACAATGGTGCTCGTTTAGTAACGTTAGAACAAAGAGAAGTCAATGTCTCGCAGGATCGCAATGTAATTTGTGTTTTACGTAGCAGAtcagaatataataataataataatataatggcATATAGTCTGCTTTACCAGGCCTGTAATGTTACACCAGAAACACCTCTTCTGTCGTTTCTTATCTGAAGCTGAGTAGTCCTCTTTTTTTACCAAGACTCAACAGTGTGCACGCCGCAGGCAACGCTTTGATGCAAAATAACAAGAAATGTTAATATTTTAACACCATCTGCTTCCATTTGGTCACAAAACAGTAATTCAAGAAGATCTAAATTCATATtcccatgaaactgattgagatcaaatgATTGACAGGCAGTCTGAACATTTTACCAGTAAAACGTGAAGAATTACCATTCACCACTGACAGTGATAATGACCTACTCTGAAATGAGGTATGACTAACTTGGTGTTGGAGGGTAttaaacatttgacattttcttgAGACAAGATGTGTGGGCCTATAGGCAGTttttaatcaaactattatattcatctgactatccacaataatcACATTACCGTGTGCATGTAACCGTGCTAGTTGATACGTAATCAATAAGACTGCAGCAATGGTCATTTCCTAAGGATGTAATGCCCATATCCAATGGGATTGGCTATTATGATAAGATTGTTTTATAGGTATTTTAACATCAGGAATGCTAACAGCACAGTAAgttcctctggataagagcatctgataAATGGCTCAAATGTAAATAAACCAATGACTAGACAGCTGCATGCATTCACATCTACTCCAATCTCCTGTTGCTAACATTTTCTAGGTTGAGTGTGTCTATAAGTTACATGTCCCTTACCTTACTCTCTAAGATCTGTCAGAGCCTGTGGATGTGTACAGTGATTGGATAGACGCTTGTGAAGCAGCCAATCAGTAGCCCAGGCTCACCGGGGCGGAAGACCTCACGTTGGAACAGGAAGCTGATTTAGAGGTGGCGCTCGTCTGTTTCTCACCAATCACTGCCAGTCTTCAGCTCAAGATGATGGTCCCGTTCCAGGCCGACTACATTGCAGACGTCGCATTGCATCAACCAATAGTTGCCACGTCATCAACTGCTGTTGGGCATCATATTGCTGTGtcatgtggttagctgatatgtGAACCAACTATCCAGACGTTGTGAGATCTGGCAGATGCCTACAATGTAGTCAGCCTGGTAAGCAACCTCTGACCTTTACCTCACCGCACA includes these proteins:
- the LOC124015315 gene encoding transcription elongation factor 1 homolog, coding for MGRRKSKRKPPPKKKLTGNLDTQFTCPFCNHEKSCDVKMERTRNTGIISCTVCLEEFQTPITYLSEPVDVYSDWIDACEAANQ